One window from the genome of Salvelinus fontinalis isolate EN_2023a chromosome 3, ASM2944872v1, whole genome shotgun sequence encodes:
- the LOC129837919 gene encoding scaffold attachment factor B1-like translates to MERVVEMANNGGFSLAGPSTTPRKRQVRFSARHDILLLREVIAQNPFCSKESGRIWARVGEIITAALQDESFEVDARRCRERTMLLLDYYKKQDFPSLRRFGTERLYAQKEDLLHEVLELEAEKGLLASGESKYQDEELRKRALEELASLPEQDKPIIISTQTGQPKVSMTPEPEEEQEDLAELSLVSAAPMAKQPCQCCCQTYSEILSFLEKRSEAEQRLREEELSLRREELEIQRSKITLERERLGAERKERERRFELESQERQVILDLLKEKVLKG, encoded by the exons ATGGAACGTGTGGTGGAGATGGCAAATAACGGTG GTTTCTCCCTCGCCGGTCCTTCCACCACTCCCCGCAAGCGACAGGTGCGATTCTCCGCCCGCCACGACATCCTGCTGCTCCGTGAGGTCATTGCTCAGAACCCGTTCTGTTCCAAGGAGTCGGGTCGTATCTGGGCCCGTGTCGGGGAGATCATTACTGCTGCCCTGCAGGACGAGAGCTTCGAGGTGGACGCCCGGCGTTGCAGGGAGAGGACCATGCTGCTGCTGGACTACTACAAGAAGCAGGACTTCCCCAGCCTACGCAG GTTTGGGACAGAGAGGCTGTATGCCCAGAAAGAAGACCTACTCCACGAGGTGTTGGAGCTGGAGGCAGAGAAGGGTCTTCTGGCCAGCGGGGAGAGTAAGTACCAGGATGAGGAACTCAGGAAACGAGCCCTGGAAGAGCTGGCTAGTCTACCAGAGCAGGACAAACCCATCATTATCTCCACACAAACAGGACAACCCAAAG TCTCCATGACCCCAGAGCccgaggaggagcaggaggacctGGCAGAGCTCTCGCTAGTCTCGGCGGCGCCCATGGCCAAGCAGCCTTGCCAATGCTGCTGCCAGACCTACTCAGAGATCCTCAGCTTCCTGGAGAAGCGCTCGGAGGCGGAACAACGACTGCGGGAGGAGGAGCTATCGCTGAGGAGGGAGGAGCTAGAGATCCAGAGGAGTAAGatcactctggagagagagaggctgggggcggagaggaaggagagggagaggaggttcgAGCTGGAGAGCCAGGAAAGACAGGTCATATTGGACCTGCTAAAGGAGAAGGTGCTCAAAGGATGA